A portion of the Polaribacter cellanae genome contains these proteins:
- the pdxA gene encoding 4-hydroxythreonine-4-phosphate dehydrogenase PdxA, whose translation MDKSDKIIVGISIGDLNGIGIEVILKTFQDKRMLDFCTPVLFGATKVISYHKKALSLEVPVHGITNINQVNHNKINVLNIWKEEVNLALGTSTKESGEYAAKSLASAMEHLKEDRIGVLLTAPINKENIQSETFNFPGHTEYLEANLEGDGLMILMTDKLRIGLITGHIPISKVAETITPALIKEKVAVMHESLKKDFGINKPKIAVLSLNPHCGDKGVIGKEDDEIIKPAIDEIKKEGTLVFGPYAADGFFGSETYKQFDGVLATYHDQGLAPFKALSFGNGVNFTAGLNKIRTSPDHGTGFDIAGKNLANSSSFTEALFAGIQIYRNRNEYLELTKNPLLVK comes from the coding sequence ATGGATAAATCTGATAAAATTATCGTTGGAATTTCAATTGGAGATCTAAATGGAATAGGAATAGAAGTAATTTTAAAAACATTTCAAGATAAAAGAATGTTAGATTTTTGTACTCCAGTTTTATTTGGAGCTACCAAAGTTATTTCTTACCATAAAAAAGCACTTAGTTTAGAGGTTCCTGTGCATGGTATTACTAACATAAATCAAGTAAACCATAACAAAATAAATGTTTTAAATATTTGGAAAGAAGAAGTTAATTTAGCTTTAGGAACATCTACAAAAGAATCTGGAGAATATGCAGCAAAATCATTAGCTTCTGCTATGGAACATTTAAAAGAAGATCGTATAGGTGTTTTGCTTACAGCTCCAATAAATAAAGAAAATATTCAATCGGAAACTTTTAACTTTCCTGGGCATACAGAGTATTTAGAAGCAAATTTAGAAGGCGATGGCTTAATGATTCTAATGACAGATAAACTAAGAATAGGTTTAATTACTGGGCATATTCCAATCTCTAAAGTTGCAGAAACAATTACACCAGCACTTATTAAAGAGAAAGTTGCAGTAATGCACGAGTCTTTAAAGAAAGATTTTGGAATTAATAAACCAAAAATTGCTGTATTATCTTTAAATCCACATTGTGGAGATAAAGGAGTTATTGGAAAAGAAGACGATGAGATTATAAAACCAGCAATAGACGAGATTAAAAAAGAAGGAACATTAGTTTTTGGGCCTTATGCTGCAGATGGTTTTTTTGGTTCGGAAACCTACAAACAATTCGATGGCGTATTAGCAACTTATCACGACCAGGGTTTGGCACCTTTTAAAGCACTGTCTTTTGGTAATGGTGTTAATTTTACAGCAGGTTTAAATAAAATTAGAACTTCTCCAGACCATGGAACAGGTTTCGATATTGCAGGAAAAAACCTAGCAAATTCTTCTTCTTTTACAGAAGCATTGTTTGCAGGTATTCAAATATATAGGAATAGAAACGAGTATTTAGAGCTTACTAAAAACCCACTATTAGTAAAGTAA
- a CDS encoding LytR/AlgR family response regulator transcription factor produces MNCIIIDDDASARLIIRQLCKQTKLKVKEEFSSAIDAIKYLNSNSVEVIFLDIHMPTFSGFDFIKTLKISPKIILTTSDKTFALEAFEYDAVVDYLLKPLRLERFLKSIDKLSKTTTNIGVKHSSAVGNKDFIFVYVDKRLVKINIPDILLIEAKGDYINIKTLNKNYIVHSTLKKIDEKLPSNMFMRIHRSYIINTSKIIDIEDNTVLIEKYVVPISRSHKSGLMEKLNLL; encoded by the coding sequence ATGAATTGTATAATCATAGATGATGATGCGTCTGCTAGATTGATTATAAGGCAGTTGTGTAAACAAACAAAATTAAAAGTAAAAGAAGAGTTTTCTTCTGCGATAGATGCTATAAAATATTTAAACTCAAATTCAGTTGAAGTTATTTTTTTAGATATACATATGCCTACTTTTTCTGGATTCGATTTTATAAAAACTTTAAAAATATCTCCAAAAATTATTTTAACAACGTCAGATAAAACTTTTGCACTAGAAGCTTTCGAATACGATGCAGTGGTAGACTATTTGCTTAAACCTTTAAGGTTAGAGCGTTTCTTAAAATCGATCGATAAGTTGTCTAAAACAACTACGAACATTGGTGTTAAACACTCTTCAGCGGTTGGAAATAAAGATTTTATATTTGTATATGTAGATAAAAGATTGGTTAAAATTAATATTCCTGATATTCTTTTAATTGAAGCAAAAGGAGATTATATAAATATTAAAACGCTTAATAAAAACTACATAGTGCATTCTACTTTAAAAAAAATAGATGAGAAGTTGCCATCTAATATGTTTATGAGAATTCATAGATCGTATATTATAAATACTTCAAAAATTATAGATATCGAAGACAATACAGTCTTAATTGAAAAATATGTTGTTCCTATTAGCAGATCTCATAAAAGTGGATTAATGGAAAAACTAAATTTACTGTAA
- the rpmF gene encoding 50S ribosomal protein L32, whose protein sequence is MAHPKRKISKTRRDKRRTHYKASYQQIATDPTTGEAHLYHRAHWHEGKLYYRGQIVLESAVAEA, encoded by the coding sequence ATGGCACATCCTAAAAGAAAAATATCCAAAACAAGAAGAGATAAAAGGAGAACACATTATAAAGCATCTTATCAGCAGATCGCTACAGATCCAACAACTGGTGAGGCACATTTATATCATAGAGCTCACTGGCACGAAGGTAAATTATATTACCGAGGTCAAATAGTATTAGAATCTGCAGTTGCAGAAGCTTAA
- the accC gene encoding acetyl-CoA carboxylase biotin carboxylase subunit, which yields MFKKILIANRGEIALRVIRTCKEMGIKTVAVYSTADAESLHVRFADEAVCIGPPSSSESYLKMPNIIAAAEITNADAIHPGYGFLSENAKFSRLCEEHNIKFIGATGEMIDQMGDKANAKSTMIAAGVPCVPGSEGVITDFEDCQKIAKETGYPVMLKASAGGGGKGMRAVWKAEDLKEAWESARQESKAAFGNDDMYMEKLIEEPRHIEIQIVGDSFGKACHLSERDCSVQRRHQKLTEETPSPFMTDELREAMGNAAVKAAEYIKYEGAGTVEFLVDKHRNFYFMEMNTRIQVEHPITEEVVNYDLIREQILVAAGVPISGKNYYPQLHSIECRINAEDPYNNFRPAPGKITTLHTPGGHGVRMDTHVYAGYMIPPNYDSMIAKLIVTAQTREEAINKMKRALDEFVIEGVKTTIPFHRQLMDHPDYISGNYTTKFMEDFVLK from the coding sequence ATGTTTAAAAAAATATTAATTGCCAACAGGGGTGAAATTGCACTACGTGTAATTAGAACTTGTAAAGAAATGGGTATTAAAACGGTTGCAGTATATTCTACTGCAGATGCAGAAAGCTTGCATGTAAGATTTGCAGACGAAGCAGTTTGTATTGGTCCTCCATCAAGTTCGGAATCGTACTTAAAAATGCCTAATATTATTGCAGCTGCAGAAATTACAAATGCAGATGCGATACATCCAGGTTATGGGTTTTTGTCTGAAAACGCAAAATTCTCTAGACTTTGTGAAGAACACAACATAAAATTTATTGGAGCTACTGGAGAGATGATCGACCAAATGGGAGATAAAGCAAATGCAAAATCTACCATGATTGCTGCAGGCGTTCCATGCGTTCCAGGAAGCGAAGGTGTAATTACCGATTTCGAAGATTGCCAAAAAATTGCCAAAGAAACTGGCTATCCAGTAATGCTAAAAGCATCTGCTGGTGGTGGTGGAAAAGGAATGAGAGCTGTTTGGAAAGCAGAAGATTTAAAAGAAGCTTGGGAATCTGCAAGACAAGAATCTAAAGCCGCCTTTGGAAATGACGATATGTATATGGAAAAACTTATTGAAGAGCCAAGACATATCGAAATTCAAATTGTGGGAGATTCTTTCGGAAAAGCATGTCATTTATCTGAGAGAGACTGTTCTGTGCAAAGACGTCATCAAAAGTTAACAGAAGAAACACCTTCTCCTTTTATGACAGACGAGTTAAGAGAAGCTATGGGTAATGCTGCTGTAAAAGCGGCAGAATATATAAAATATGAAGGTGCAGGAACTGTAGAGTTTTTAGTAGATAAGCACAGAAACTTCTATTTTATGGAAATGAATACACGTATCCAAGTAGAACACCCAATTACAGAAGAGGTTGTAAATTACGATTTAATTCGCGAACAAATCTTAGTAGCTGCTGGAGTACCAATTTCAGGAAAGAACTACTATCCTCAATTACATTCAATAGAATGTAGAATAAATGCGGAAGATCCTTACAATAACTTTAGACCAGCTCCAGGAAAAATTACAACTTTACATACACCAGGAGGTCATGGAGTAAGAATGGATACACATGTGTATGCAGGATATATGATTCCGCCAAATTACGATTCTATGATTGCAAAATTAATTGTTACTGCTCAAACAAGAGAAGAAGCCATTAATAAGATGAAGAGAGCATTAGATGAATTTGTAATTGAAGGAGTTAAAACTACCATTCCATTTCATAGACAATTAATGGACCATCCAGATTATATTTCAGGAAATTACACCACTAAATTTATGGAAGATTTTGTATTAAAATAA
- a CDS encoding Hpt domain-containing protein yields MEKPNLNYIQQISGGDKDFEASMLTILKEEFIKELSLIKKNFKKEDYIQLSFNIHKIKHKISILGMEKSFELASEIEQEIKNGNTEQYANLIIILERIGVYLSDK; encoded by the coding sequence TTGGAGAAACCAAACCTTAATTATATACAGCAAATTTCTGGTGGAGATAAAGATTTTGAGGCCTCTATGCTTACAATCTTAAAAGAAGAGTTTATTAAAGAATTATCTTTGATAAAGAAAAATTTTAAAAAGGAAGATTACATACAACTATCATTTAATATACATAAAATAAAACATAAAATAAGTATCTTAGGTATGGAGAAAAGCTTTGAATTAGCTTCAGAAATAGAGCAAGAAATAAAAAATGGAAATACGGAACAATATGCAAATTTGATAATTATTTTAGAGAGAATTGGTGTATATTTAAGCGATAAATAA
- a CDS encoding beta-ketoacyl-ACP synthase III, translating to MTKITAAITAVGKYVPEYILTNKELESYVDTNDEWITTRTGIKERRILKGEGLGTSYMAIKAAEELLQKSNCNPTEIDLVIVATATPDLPVASTAAYVATEIGAVNAFGYDLQAACSSFLYGMSTAASYIESGRYKKVLLIGADKMSSIIDYTDRATCIIFGDGAGAVLFEPNNEGLGLQDEYLRSDGIGRDFLRIEAGGSIMPTTKETVEANKHFVYQEGKTVFKYAVSNMADVAEKMLIRNNLTEPDIQWLVAHQANKRIIEATAKRVGVSSEKVMMNIHRYGNTTSATLPLLLADYENELKKGDNLIFAAFGGGFTWGAAYLKWAYNS from the coding sequence ATGACTAAAATCACTGCAGCAATTACAGCAGTAGGGAAGTATGTTCCTGAATATATTTTAACAAATAAAGAGTTAGAAAGCTATGTAGATACAAATGATGAATGGATAACTACAAGAACAGGAATAAAAGAAAGAAGAATTCTTAAAGGAGAAGGTTTAGGTACTTCTTACATGGCAATTAAAGCAGCCGAAGAATTATTACAAAAATCTAACTGTAACCCAACAGAAATAGATTTGGTTATTGTTGCAACAGCGACTCCAGATTTACCAGTAGCTTCTACAGCAGCCTATGTTGCTACAGAAATTGGTGCTGTAAACGCTTTTGGTTACGATTTACAAGCAGCTTGCTCTAGTTTTTTGTATGGAATGTCTACAGCAGCAAGTTATATAGAGTCTGGAAGATATAAAAAAGTATTGCTAATTGGAGCAGATAAAATGTCTTCGATTATAGATTATACAGATAGAGCAACATGTATTATCTTTGGAGATGGAGCAGGAGCTGTATTATTCGAACCAAATAACGAAGGTTTAGGTTTACAAGACGAGTATTTAAGAAGCGATGGAATTGGTAGAGATTTCTTAAGAATCGAAGCAGGTGGTTCTATCATGCCAACAACAAAAGAAACTGTAGAGGCAAATAAACATTTTGTATATCAAGAAGGAAAAACAGTTTTTAAGTACGCTGTTTCTAATATGGCAGATGTTGCAGAAAAAATGTTGATAAGAAATAACTTGACAGAGCCAGACATTCAATGGTTGGTGGCACATCAAGCAAATAAAAGAATAATCGAAGCAACTGCAAAAAGAGTGGGAGTTTCTTCGGAAAAAGTAATGATGAATATCCATAGATATGGAAATACAACATCTGCAACTTTACCACTTTTATTAGCAGACTATGAAAATGAATTGAAAAAAGGAGATAATTTAATATTTGCTGCATTTGGTGGTGGCTTCACATGGGGAGCTGCATACTTAAAATGGGCATACAATTCGTAA
- a CDS encoding solute:sodium symporter family transporter, whose product MQFLTFIGFTALVAIIAYLKTRNTKEDSSDGYFLGGRSLTAGVIAGSLLLTNLSTEQIVGLNGAAYESGLSVMVWETLAAVAMVVTAIFLLPRYLKGGLTTVPGFLAKRFDVTTKTLTSGLFLTGYVVVLLPVILYSGSLAISGMFDVPELLGVTQKESIWICVWGIGIIGSIYAVFGGLKAVAVSDSINAIGLLVGGVLIPIFGLMMIGDGSLLDGLSILTTENPDKFKSMGTNDDPVPFYTIFTGMMLVQLFYWGTNQQIIQRALGAKDLKEGQKGLLLASFIKILGPIIVVLPGLIAFHLFEGNLASADSAYPMVVKKVLPQAWVGFFAAVLFGAILSSFNSVLNSSVTLFGVDIYKQHINKNADEKTVVKYGKIFGIILAIAAMFVAPLIADAGSLFDYLQKVNGIYSIPILTIIIVGYLTKYVPAIAAKIGLVSGCLLYIAYLIIDVYSPEVFASLHFLDICAILFILNVLIMLVIGKLHPRKEPFIQEYTKQVDITPWKYTTHTGIAICLIVVAVYVYFA is encoded by the coding sequence ATGCAATTTCTAACATTTATAGGATTTACAGCTTTAGTAGCCATTATCGCTTATTTAAAAACAAGAAATACTAAAGAAGATTCTTCTGATGGATATTTTTTAGGAGGACGAAGTTTAACTGCTGGAGTTATAGCTGGTTCTTTACTATTAACCAACTTATCTACAGAACAAATTGTTGGTTTAAATGGAGCTGCTTACGAAAGCGGTTTATCTGTAATGGTTTGGGAAACTTTAGCCGCTGTTGCAATGGTGGTAACTGCCATATTTTTATTGCCAAGGTATTTAAAAGGTGGTTTAACAACAGTACCTGGGTTTTTAGCAAAAAGATTCGATGTTACCACAAAAACATTAACTTCTGGCTTGTTTCTAACAGGTTATGTTGTTGTATTGTTGCCAGTAATATTATATTCTGGTTCTTTAGCAATTAGTGGAATGTTCGATGTTCCAGAATTATTAGGAGTTACTCAAAAAGAATCTATTTGGATTTGTGTTTGGGGAATAGGAATTATAGGTTCTATTTATGCCGTTTTTGGAGGTTTAAAAGCAGTTGCAGTTTCAGATTCTATTAATGCAATAGGACTTTTAGTGGGGGGTGTTTTAATTCCTATTTTTGGTTTGATGATGATTGGTGATGGAAGTTTATTAGATGGCTTATCGATTTTAACTACAGAAAATCCAGACAAATTTAAGTCTATGGGAACCAATGACGATCCTGTACCTTTTTACACCATTTTTACTGGAATGATGTTGGTTCAGTTATTTTATTGGGGAACCAACCAACAAATTATACAAAGAGCTTTAGGTGCAAAAGATTTAAAAGAAGGACAAAAAGGATTATTATTAGCGTCATTTATAAAAATACTAGGTCCTATTATTGTGGTTCTACCAGGTTTAATTGCTTTTCATTTATTTGAAGGAAATTTAGCTTCTGCAGATAGTGCTTATCCAATGGTTGTAAAAAAAGTATTACCACAAGCATGGGTTGGTTTCTTTGCAGCTGTTTTATTTGGCGCAATTTTAAGTTCTTTTAACTCTGTTTTAAACAGCTCTGTAACTTTGTTTGGTGTTGATATTTATAAACAGCACATCAACAAAAATGCCGATGAAAAAACCGTTGTAAAATATGGAAAAATTTTTGGTATTATTTTGGCAATTGCAGCTATGTTTGTAGCCCCTCTAATAGCAGATGCTGGTAGTTTGTTCGATTATTTACAGAAGGTAAATGGTATTTACAGTATTCCTATTTTAACGATTATTATCGTTGGTTATTTAACAAAATATGTTCCTGCAATCGCTGCTAAAATCGGGCTTGTTTCTGGTTGTTTATTATACATCGCTTATTTAATTATAGATGTATATTCGCCTGAGGTATTTGCGAGCTTGCACTTTTTAGATATTTGTGCTATCTTATTTATATTAAATGTTTTAATAATGCTAGTTATTGGTAAGTTACATCCAAGAAAAGAACCATTTATACAAGAATACACTAAACAGGTAGACATTACTCCTTGGAAATACACAACCCACACAGGAATCGCCATTTGTTTAATTGTTGTGGCTGTTTATGTTTATTTTGCTTAA
- a CDS encoding Lrp/AsnC ligand binding domain-containing protein produces the protein MKIDGIDKIIIKTLVKDARTPVLSIAREVGISGAAIHQRLRKLEKLKLIDGYHMKLNPKVLGYTTTAFVGVFLDSIGEVKAVTKQIKNIPEVVESHYTTGNYPIFIKILCKSNDHLLSLLQNNIQTIKGISRTETLISLSQQINRQISI, from the coding sequence ATGAAGATTGACGGGATAGACAAAATTATTATTAAAACATTGGTAAAAGATGCAAGAACACCAGTTTTAAGTATTGCCAGAGAAGTAGGTATCTCTGGTGCAGCCATTCATCAACGATTAAGGAAGTTAGAAAAATTGAAATTAATCGATGGTTATCATATGAAGCTAAATCCAAAAGTTTTGGGATATACAACAACTGCTTTCGTAGGTGTTTTTTTAGATTCAATAGGAGAAGTTAAAGCAGTAACCAAACAAATAAAAAATATTCCAGAAGTAGTAGAAAGTCATTATACAACTGGAAATTACCCTATTTTTATTAAAATTCTATGTAAAAGTAACGACCATCTTCTAAGTTTACTTCAAAACAATATTCAAACAATTAAAGGTATTTCAAGAACAGAAACTTTAATTTCTTTGAGTCAGCAAATCAATCGACAAATTTCTATCTAA
- the accB gene encoding acetyl-CoA carboxylase biotin carboxyl carrier protein, whose product MDIKEIQNLIKFVAKSGASEVKLEMEDVKITIRTGSEKTETTIVQAAPMQQVPAAPVAAAPQPTSEQPVATSAESNDAKYITVKSPIIGTFYRKPAPEKPNFVEVGSEISVGDTVCVIEAMKLFNEIESEVSGKVVKILVDDSSPVEFDQPLFLVDPS is encoded by the coding sequence ATGGATATTAAAGAAATTCAAAATCTTATAAAATTTGTAGCTAAATCTGGCGCTAGCGAGGTAAAGTTAGAAATGGAAGATGTAAAAATTACAATTAGAACAGGTTCAGAAAAAACAGAAACAACAATTGTTCAAGCTGCACCTATGCAACAAGTTCCTGCTGCACCAGTAGCAGCTGCTCCTCAACCAACTTCAGAACAACCTGTAGCAACTTCTGCAGAAAGTAACGATGCTAAGTATATTACTGTTAAATCGCCAATTATTGGAACATTTTACAGAAAACCAGCACCAGAAAAACCAAATTTTGTAGAAGTAGGTTCAGAAATTAGTGTTGGAGATACAGTATGTGTTATCGAAGCAATGAAATTATTTAACGAGATAGAATCTGAAGTTTCAGGTAAAGTCGTTAAAATTTTAGTGGACGACTCTTCTCCAGTAGAATTCGATCAACCATTATTTTTAGTAGATCCATCGTAG
- a CDS encoding YceD family protein: MKDLKQFNISFVGLKEGKHLFEYSIDNTFFNAFNYNEFEKASIDVTLDFVKKSTLLELLFTAKGTVNVPCDLTNEMFDQEISSVLPLVVKFGPEYNDDNEEILILPHEAYEFNVAQFIYEMIVLAVPNKRVHPKVLDGTMESEALKKLEELKIKKVQTVEETDPRWDKLKNLITDKKT; the protein is encoded by the coding sequence ATGAAAGACTTAAAACAATTCAACATATCGTTTGTAGGATTAAAAGAAGGAAAGCATTTATTCGAATATTCGATTGACAATACGTTCTTTAACGCATTTAATTACAATGAGTTTGAAAAAGCTTCGATAGATGTAACATTAGATTTTGTAAAAAAAAGCACCTTATTAGAGCTTCTTTTTACAGCTAAAGGAACTGTAAATGTTCCTTGTGATCTTACAAATGAGATGTTCGACCAAGAAATTAGTTCGGTTTTACCACTAGTTGTAAAATTTGGTCCAGAATATAATGATGATAATGAAGAGATTTTAATATTACCTCATGAAGCGTATGAATTTAATGTAGCACAGTTTATTTATGAAATGATTGTGTTAGCAGTTCCAAATAAAAGAGTACACCCAAAAGTGTTGGATGGAACTATGGAATCTGAGGCATTAAAAAAATTAGAAGAACTAAAAATAAAAAAAGTACAAACTGTTGAAGAAACAGACCCAAGGTGGGATAAATTAAAGAATTTAATAACAGATAAAAAGACATAA
- a CDS encoding 2-oxoglutarate dehydrogenase E1 component, with protein MDKFSFLNAAHTGFIADLYDQYLVNPDSVEPSWRSFFQGYDLANEDYSLKDEETSIKIPQEVKKEFLVVDLINGYRTRGHLFTKTNPVRERRQYEPTLEIENFGLTENDLNKEFSAGDVLGLGRVKLSEIISHLKTIYCDSIGVEYMYMRNPIKLKWWQKRLNENDNHPSYSIESKKYILGKLNQAVTFESFLQTKYVGQKRFSLEGGESLIPGMAVVLREAAENFGVKECVLGMAHRGRLNTLVNIFKKPVRDLFSEFEGKDFEDEDIDGDVKYHLGLTLSKTYRDGNEIKMNLVPNPSHLETVAAVAEGITRAKIDRKYDGDSSKILPIIIHGDAAIAGQGIAYEVVQMAKLNGYKTGGTIHIVVNNQIGFTTNYLDARSSTYCTDVAKVTLSPVLHVNADDTEAVCHAMQMALEFRMKFKTDIFIDLLGYRKYGHNEGDEPRFTQPKLYKAISKHENVKEIYAEKLLQEGSIDKNYLAEITTEFKDMLETEFDESKKVETSKVKEFMQSTWEGFDREELPAMLQPIDTTYEANNLKNIAKVVSTVPEGVKFVRKAERILQGRAKMAFETNQLDWGMAENLAYGSLMEEGFNVRISGQDVERGTFSHRHAILRDELSEERINLLNRNPKSKGQMTIYNSLLSEYGVLGFDYGYAMGNPNTLTIWEAQFGDFSNGAQIMFDQYISAAEDKWKLQNGIVVLLPHGYEGQGSEHSSARIERYLQLCAEDNMTLANCTTPANFYHLLRRQMKRDYRKPLIVFTPKSLLRHTKVISSIEDLATGEFQEVIDDTINPEKVTKLVFCMGKFYYDLLEERENLEREDVALVRIEQLFPLHLEKLQKAIDRYPNVKNYVWAQEEPRNMGAWSFMLERFDLVKLNIRSRKYYAVPAAGSSTRFKKRHKGVIDSVFSNE; from the coding sequence ATGGACAAATTTTCGTTCTTAAACGCAGCACATACAGGCTTTATAGCCGATTTATACGATCAATACTTAGTAAACCCAGATTCTGTTGAACCAAGTTGGAGAAGCTTTTTTCAAGGATACGACTTGGCTAATGAAGATTATTCTTTAAAAGATGAAGAAACCTCAATAAAAATCCCTCAAGAAGTTAAGAAGGAATTTTTAGTGGTAGACTTGATTAATGGATATAGAACACGTGGACATTTATTCACAAAAACAAATCCAGTAAGAGAAAGAAGACAATACGAACCAACTTTAGAAATCGAAAACTTCGGCTTAACCGAAAACGATTTAAACAAAGAATTCTCTGCAGGAGATGTTTTGGGTTTAGGAAGAGTAAAACTGTCTGAAATAATTAGTCATCTTAAAACTATTTATTGCGATTCTATTGGAGTGGAATATATGTATATGAGAAACCCCATAAAATTAAAATGGTGGCAAAAACGTTTGAACGAGAACGATAATCACCCAAGTTATTCTATAGAATCTAAAAAATATATTTTAGGAAAACTAAATCAAGCAGTTACTTTCGAAAGTTTTTTACAAACAAAATATGTAGGACAAAAGCGTTTTTCTTTAGAAGGAGGAGAATCACTAATTCCAGGAATGGCAGTTGTTTTAAGAGAAGCTGCAGAAAATTTTGGCGTTAAAGAATGTGTTTTAGGAATGGCACATAGAGGTCGTTTAAATACGTTAGTAAACATTTTTAAAAAACCAGTAAGAGATTTATTTAGTGAGTTTGAAGGAAAAGATTTCGAAGACGAAGATATCGATGGAGATGTAAAATACCATTTGGGTTTAACGTTAAGTAAAACCTATAGAGATGGCAACGAAATTAAAATGAACTTGGTTCCAAACCCATCTCACTTAGAAACTGTGGCAGCAGTTGCAGAAGGAATTACAAGAGCAAAAATCGATAGAAAATACGATGGAGATTCAAGTAAGATTCTTCCAATAATTATTCATGGGGATGCTGCGATTGCAGGTCAAGGAATTGCCTACGAAGTTGTTCAAATGGCAAAGTTGAATGGTTATAAAACCGGAGGAACAATACATATTGTGGTAAATAACCAAATTGGGTTTACCACAAATTATTTAGATGCACGCTCAAGTACCTATTGTACAGACGTTGCAAAAGTAACTTTATCGCCAGTTTTACACGTAAATGCAGATGATACAGAAGCAGTTTGTCATGCAATGCAAATGGCTTTAGAATTTAGAATGAAATTTAAAACCGATATTTTTATAGATCTTTTAGGATACAGAAAATACGGACATAATGAAGGTGATGAGCCTCGTTTTACACAACCAAAATTATACAAAGCAATCTCTAAACATGAGAATGTAAAAGAGATTTATGCAGAAAAATTATTGCAAGAAGGAAGCATAGATAAAAATTATTTAGCTGAAATTACTACAGAATTTAAGGATATGTTGGAGACTGAATTCGATGAATCTAAAAAAGTAGAAACATCGAAAGTTAAAGAATTCATGCAATCTACTTGGGAAGGTTTCGATCGTGAAGAATTACCAGCGATGTTACAACCTATTGATACAACATATGAAGCAAACAATTTAAAAAATATTGCAAAAGTAGTTTCTACAGTTCCTGAAGGTGTAAAATTTGTTAGAAAAGCAGAACGTATATTACAAGGAAGAGCAAAAATGGCTTTCGAAACCAATCAATTAGATTGGGGAATGGCAGAGAATTTAGCTTATGGATCTTTAATGGAAGAAGGTTTTAATGTGCGTATTTCTGGGCAAGATGTAGAAAGAGGAACTTTTTCTCACAGACACGCCATTTTACGTGACGAACTTTCAGAAGAGAGAATCAACCTTTTAAACAGAAACCCAAAAAGTAAAGGACAAATGACGATTTACAACTCGTTATTATCTGAATATGGAGTTCTTGGTTTCGATTATGGGTATGCAATGGGTAACCCAAATACATTAACCATTTGGGAAGCACAGTTTGGAGATTTCTCTAACGGAGCTCAAATAATGTTCGACCAATATATTTCTGCAGCAGAAGATAAATGGAAATTACAAAACGGAATTGTGGTGTTATTACCTCATGGTTATGAAGGGCAAGGTTCTGAACATTCATCTGCAAGAATAGAACGTTATTTACAATTGTGTGCAGAAGATAATATGACACTTGCAAATTGTACAACGCCTGCGAATTTCTATCATTTATTGCGTCGTCAAATGAAACGCGATTATAGAAAACCATTAATTGTATTTACTCCAAAAAGTTTATTAAGACATACAAAAGTTATTTCTTCTATTGAAGATTTGGCAACTGGCGAATTTCAAGAAGTAATAGATGATACTATAAACCCAGAAAAAGTAACAAAGTTGGTTTTTTGTATGGGGAAATTTTATTACGATTTATTAGAAGAAAGAGAAAATTTAGAAAGAGAAGATGTTGCTTTAGTTAGAATAGAACAATTATTTCCATTGCATTTAGAGAAATTACAAAAAGCAATAGATAGATATCCGAATGTAAAAAATTACGTTTGGGCACAAGAAGAACCAAGAAATATGGGAGCTTGGAGTTTTATGTTAGAACGTTTCGATTTGGTAAAATTAAATATTCGTTCTCGTAAATATTACGCAGTTCCTGCAGCAGGTTCAAGCACAAGATTCAAAAAACGTCATAAAGGTGTTATTGATAGTGTTTTTAGTAATGAGTAA